A genomic window from Paucibacter sp. KCTC 42545 includes:
- a CDS encoding GGDEF domain-containing protein, translating to MSEVVDHLAEMTGFRDRDVMDVTLVTALRELLEPLSVAIYRCVGEPGEERWLTRARLAQGDAVPTADPLWAESARLPLASDFPARLECLHNRKMLQLPAGNHWLALFPIATDREVVGVVEIETSEALAPNLQRIVGGVLRIYHNFQGLLDYSERDTLTGLLNRKTFEDSFLKAVSEAPSLKHSAQPDDGRRHDGPHPQHYLGVIDIDHFKRVNDNFGHLIGDEVLLLLSRLMRSSFRFHDLLYRFGGEEFVALMRCDDPQDAAQAFERLRQNTENYLFPQVGHITVSVGFTLVKPGDSPSSAFDRADKAVYFSKQAGRNQVNSHADLVQAGHLQEESRASAVELF from the coding sequence GATGGACGTCACGCTGGTCACGGCGCTGCGCGAGTTGCTGGAGCCCTTGTCGGTTGCCATTTACCGCTGTGTGGGCGAGCCTGGTGAAGAGCGCTGGTTGACTCGTGCTCGCTTGGCACAAGGTGATGCGGTCCCCACCGCCGACCCGCTGTGGGCCGAAAGCGCGCGCCTGCCTTTGGCATCTGACTTCCCGGCCCGGCTGGAATGCTTGCACAACCGCAAGATGCTGCAGCTGCCCGCTGGCAACCATTGGCTGGCTCTGTTTCCGATTGCCACCGACCGCGAAGTGGTGGGCGTGGTGGAAATCGAAACCAGCGAGGCCTTAGCGCCTAATTTGCAGCGCATCGTCGGCGGCGTGCTGCGCATTTATCACAATTTCCAAGGCTTGCTGGACTACAGCGAGCGTGACACCCTGACCGGTCTGCTCAACCGCAAGACCTTCGAGGACAGCTTTCTCAAGGCCGTTAGCGAGGCGCCCTCGCTCAAGCACAGCGCCCAGCCGGATGACGGGCGCCGCCATGATGGGCCGCACCCCCAGCATTACCTGGGCGTGATCGACATCGACCATTTCAAGCGCGTCAACGACAACTTCGGCCACTTGATCGGCGATGAGGTCTTGCTGCTGCTGTCGCGCCTGATGCGCAGCAGCTTCCGCTTCCATGATCTGCTCTATCGCTTCGGCGGCGAGGAGTTTGTGGCCCTGATGCGTTGCGACGATCCGCAAGATGCAGCCCAGGCTTTCGAGCGCCTGCGCCAGAACACCGAAAACTATCTCTTTCCGCAAGTCGGCCACATCACGGTCAGCGTGGGCTTCACCCTGGTGAAGCCGGGGGATTCGCCCAGCTCGGCCTTTGACCGAGCCGACAAGGCGGTGTATTTCTCCAAGCAAGCCGGGCGCAACCAGGTCAATAGCCATGCCGACCTGGTGCAGGCCGGGCATCTGCAAGAAGAATCTCGTGCCAGCGCGGTGGAGCTGTTCTGA
- a CDS encoding alpha/beta hydrolase family protein, which produces MLRSGLTCLLAASLLLAGCNTTPTAIGPTDTLSSYAQTAVAEGAQVIEMDWRDESRQRDVPVRLYWPAQAVAGQAVPLVVYSHGIGGSRRGYSYLGAYFARQGYASLHVQHIGSDRQQVWMGNPLQLVSRLQAAAQEGEAISRVADVKFALDTLLHSERAALIDPERIVAAGHSYGANTTLLLAGAQVTRQGHTLDLRDPRFKAAIVISAPPFYGDGDVRPITGPIAIPTLHITATEDVIRVPGYFSDASDRLALFDATGHDARKVLAVFEGGSHSMFTDRGITGGTALNPRAKQATQELALAFLNDVLDGKPDGLRHWSAQYQDILARWQSPYGQFSAPAVALKPATASLAAMPGS; this is translated from the coding sequence ATGCTGAGATCTGGTTTGACATGCCTGTTGGCGGCGAGCTTGCTGCTGGCGGGTTGCAACACCACGCCGACGGCGATCGGGCCGACGGACACACTGAGCAGCTATGCGCAGACGGCAGTGGCCGAAGGCGCCCAAGTGATAGAGATGGACTGGCGTGATGAGAGCCGCCAGCGCGATGTGCCGGTGCGCCTGTACTGGCCCGCCCAGGCCGTGGCGGGGCAAGCGGTGCCGCTGGTAGTGTATTCGCACGGCATTGGCGGCTCGCGCCGTGGCTACAGCTATCTGGGCGCCTACTTCGCGCGCCAGGGTTATGCCAGCTTGCATGTGCAACATATCGGCAGTGACCGCCAGCAGGTCTGGATGGGCAATCCGCTGCAACTGGTGTCGCGCCTGCAGGCGGCGGCGCAAGAGGGCGAGGCCATCAGCCGGGTGGCGGATGTGAAATTCGCGCTGGACACGTTGCTGCACAGCGAGCGCGCCGCGCTGATCGACCCCGAGCGCATCGTCGCAGCCGGTCATTCCTACGGTGCCAACACCACTTTGCTGCTGGCCGGTGCCCAGGTGACGCGCCAGGGCCACACGCTGGATCTGCGCGATCCGCGCTTCAAAGCGGCCATCGTGATCTCGGCACCGCCTTTCTACGGCGATGGTGATGTGCGCCCCATCACTGGGCCGATCGCCATTCCGACCCTGCACATCACCGCGACCGAGGATGTGATCCGCGTCCCCGGCTACTTCTCGGACGCCAGCGACCGCCTGGCCTTGTTTGATGCTACCGGGCACGATGCGCGCAAGGTGTTGGCCGTGTTTGAAGGCGGCTCGCACAGCATGTTCACCGACCGTGGCATCACCGGCGGCACCGCGCTCAACCCCCGCGCCAAGCAAGCCACCCAGGAGCTAGCCTTGGCCTTTCTGAATGATGTGCTGGATGGCAAGCCAGATGGCTTGCGCCACTGGAGTGCGCAATACCAGGACATTCTGGCGCGCTGGCAATCGCCCTACGGCCAGTTCAGCGCCCCGGCCGTGGCCCTGAAGCCCGCGACGGCTAGCCTGGCGGCAATGCCCGGCTCTTGA
- a CDS encoding cryptochrome/photolyase family protein: MMNRLDRVLLWFRRDLRVEDQAALYHACRAGKAVFCVFVLDQDILAALPRSDRRVVFILESLRVLDAQLRELCPGAGLIVRHGSASEEVPKLAAELGVQAVFCNHDDEPAALARDALVAQRLASFACGFETFKDHVIFERSEVLTAQGKPYGVFTPYKNAWLRKLNDFYLRAYPVARHAAALAATPLAKGVPTLAEIGFEPAELNPILMRGSLGAADLFDEFLERIERYDRSRDFPAIKGPSYLSVHLRFGTISIRQLARAAWARMQAGEKGAEIWLAELIWRDFYHQLMHHHPHAMHAAFRAEYDAIAWEAGPNADSRFAAWCEGRTGYPLVDAAMLQLNQTGYMHNRLRMVTASFLIKDLGISWQRGEAYFAEQLLDFDLAANNGGWQWAASSGCDAQPWFRIFNPVTQSEKFDAEGRFITRYLPQLTKLPAKLRHAPWTAKPLELQACGLVLGRDYPAPIVDHAEAREQTLARYAVVKSRALPPG, from the coding sequence ATGATGAATCGTTTGGATCGCGTTTTACTCTGGTTCCGGCGTGACTTGCGTGTCGAAGATCAAGCCGCCCTCTATCACGCTTGCCGCGCCGGCAAGGCAGTGTTTTGCGTCTTCGTGCTGGACCAAGACATCCTCGCCGCCCTGCCCCGCAGCGACCGCCGTGTGGTCTTCATCCTGGAGTCCTTGCGGGTACTGGATGCGCAGCTGCGCGAGCTCTGCCCGGGCGCCGGCCTGATCGTGCGGCATGGCTCGGCCTCGGAAGAAGTGCCGAAGCTGGCGGCCGAATTGGGCGTGCAGGCGGTGTTCTGCAACCACGATGACGAGCCGGCAGCGCTGGCCCGCGACGCCCTGGTGGCCCAGCGCCTGGCCAGCTTTGCCTGTGGCTTCGAGACCTTCAAAGACCATGTGATCTTCGAGCGCAGCGAGGTGCTGACCGCACAGGGCAAGCCTTACGGCGTGTTCACGCCCTACAAAAACGCCTGGCTGCGCAAGCTCAATGATTTCTACCTGCGCGCTTATCCGGTGGCGCGCCATGCCGCTGCACTGGCCGCCACACCGCTGGCCAAAGGCGTTCCCACCTTGGCCGAGATTGGCTTTGAGCCGGCCGAACTCAACCCGATCTTGATGCGAGGCAGCCTGGGCGCCGCCGATTTGTTCGATGAATTTCTGGAGCGCATCGAACGCTATGACCGTAGCCGCGACTTCCCCGCCATCAAAGGCCCCAGCTACCTCAGCGTGCATCTGCGCTTTGGCACGATTTCAATCCGGCAATTGGCCCGCGCGGCCTGGGCGCGCATGCAAGCGGGTGAGAAAGGGGCCGAGATCTGGCTGGCCGAGCTGATCTGGCGCGATTTCTATCACCAGCTGATGCACCACCACCCGCATGCCATGCACGCCGCCTTCCGCGCCGAATACGACGCGATTGCCTGGGAGGCCGGCCCCAACGCCGACAGCCGCTTCGCCGCCTGGTGCGAAGGCCGCACCGGCTACCCGCTGGTGGATGCGGCCATGCTGCAACTTAATCAAACCGGCTATATGCACAACCGCCTGCGCATGGTGACGGCGAGCTTTTTGATCAAAGACTTGGGCATCAGCTGGCAACGCGGCGAGGCCTACTTTGCCGAACAACTGCTGGACTTTGACCTCGCCGCCAACAATGGCGGTTGGCAATGGGCGGCCTCCAGCGGCTGCGATGCGCAGCCCTGGTTCCGCATCTTCAACCCGGTCACGCAGAGCGAAAAGTTCGACGCCGAGGGCCGCTTCATCACCCGCTATCTGCCGCAATTGACCAAACTGCCTGCCAAGCTGCGGCATGCGCCCTGGACCGCCAAGCCGCTGGAATTGCAGGCTTGCGGCTTGGTGCTGGGGCGCGACTATCCAGCTCCCATCGTCGACCACGCCGAGGCCAGGGAGCAGACCCTGGCGCGTTACGCCGTGGTCAAGAGCCGGGCATTGCCGCCAGGCTAG
- a CDS encoding YqgE/AlgH family protein, which translates to MSQDRIDLANQFLIAMPGMADDAFAGSVIYMCEHNEKGALGLVINKPIALTLGSLFEKVELSPPQQALADTPVFYGGPVQTERGFVLHEPLDAKGGHYNATLAVPGGLEMTTSRDVLEALSNGAGPKRILVTLGYSGWAAGQLEEEIGRNGWLTVDASPDIIFDTPVELRYERALGLLGVDPRMLSQEAGHA; encoded by the coding sequence ATGAGCCAAGACCGGATAGACCTCGCAAACCAATTCCTGATTGCCATGCCCGGCATGGCTGACGACGCTTTTGCCGGCAGCGTCATCTATATGTGCGAGCACAACGAGAAGGGCGCCCTGGGTCTGGTGATCAACAAGCCCATCGCCCTGACGCTGGGCAGTTTGTTCGAAAAGGTGGAACTGAGCCCGCCGCAACAAGCCTTGGCCGATACCCCTGTTTTTTACGGTGGCCCGGTGCAGACCGAGCGCGGCTTTGTGCTACACGAGCCGTTGGACGCCAAGGGCGGGCATTACAACGCCACCCTGGCCGTGCCAGGTGGCTTGGAGATGACCACCAGCCGCGATGTGCTGGAGGCCTTGTCCAACGGCGCCGGCCCCAAGCGCATTCTGGTCACGCTGGGCTATAGCGGCTGGGCCGCCGGCCAGTTGGAAGAAGAAATCGGTCGCAATGGTTGGCTGACCGTGGATGCCTCGCCGGACATCATCTTCGACACGCCGGTGGAGCTGCGCTACGAGCGCGCCCTGGGCCTGTTGGGTGTTGATCCGCGCATGCTGAGCCAAGAGGCCGGCCACGCATGA
- the ruvX gene encoding Holliday junction resolvase RuvX, which produces MSATPAPQQQQTFLAFDFGTKRTGVATGSRFTQTAEPLKSLALEGEARMLAIDRLIKEWQPDALVIGVPRHPDGAEHEMTLRARKFGRQLKSRFRLAVHEVDERYTSVEAESYGVRDVDAAAAALILEQFFRETS; this is translated from the coding sequence ATGAGCGCTACCCCAGCGCCACAGCAGCAACAGACCTTTCTGGCCTTTGATTTCGGCACCAAGCGCACCGGTGTTGCCACCGGCAGCCGCTTCACGCAGACCGCCGAGCCCTTGAAAAGCCTGGCGCTGGAGGGCGAGGCCCGCATGCTGGCGATCGACAGGCTGATCAAAGAATGGCAGCCCGACGCCCTGGTGATCGGCGTGCCGCGTCACCCCGACGGCGCCGAGCATGAGATGACCCTGCGCGCGCGCAAATTCGGCCGCCAGCTGAAAAGCCGCTTCCGTCTGGCCGTCCACGAGGTGGACGAGCGCTACACATCTGTTGAAGCGGAAAGTTATGGCGTGCGCGATGTCGACGCCGCCGCTGCTGCTTTGATTCTTGAACAATTTTTCCGGGAGACCTCGTGA
- the pyrR gene encoding bifunctional pyr operon transcriptional regulator/uracil phosphoribosyltransferase PyrR, with protein sequence MTTLLLDAEALYADLLRGVQKLLLSKPDSALVGIWSGGAWLAERLQKDLGLVGTAGVISSSLHRDDFGSKGMAASADHTKLPFDVNGRPLILVDDVLFTGRTTRAVINELFDFGRPASVTLAVLVDRGGRELPIEPAFSAARIHLDAAQRLRLAKDETGRFSFDIK encoded by the coding sequence GTGACGACCTTACTTCTCGATGCCGAGGCGCTTTACGCCGACCTGTTGCGCGGCGTGCAAAAACTGCTGCTGAGCAAGCCCGACAGTGCCTTGGTGGGCATCTGGTCCGGTGGCGCTTGGTTGGCCGAGCGTTTGCAAAAAGATCTGGGCCTGGTGGGCACCGCCGGCGTGATTTCCAGCAGCCTGCACCGCGATGATTTCGGCTCCAAAGGCATGGCGGCCAGCGCTGACCACACCAAGCTGCCTTTCGATGTGAATGGCCGCCCGCTGATCTTGGTGGACGATGTGCTGTTCACCGGCCGCACCACGCGGGCGGTGATCAACGAGCTGTTTGATTTCGGCCGCCCGGCCAGCGTCACCCTGGCCGTGCTGGTGGACCGGGGCGGGCGCGAGCTGCCGATCGAGCCGGCCTTTTCCGCCGCCCGCATCCATCTGGACGCGGCCCAGCGCCTGCGCCTGGCCAAGGATGAGACCGGCCGCTTCAGTTTCGACATCAAATAA
- a CDS encoding aspartate carbamoyltransferase catalytic subunit, producing the protein MLSKRNPQLNKHGELVHLLSVEGLPQAIIHQILDTAGTFLSVNDREVKKVPLLRGKSVFNLFFENSTRTRTTFEIAAKRLSADVLNLDIARSSTAKGETLLDTVANLSAMHADMFVVRHSESGAPYLIAQHCAPHVHVVNAGDGRHAHPTQGLLDMYTIRHFKKDFKNLTVAIVGDIVHSRVARSDIHALNILGVPEIRAVGPKTLVPGDLREMGVRVCHDMAEGVRGADVIIMLRLQNERMSGAMLPSAGEFFKNFGLTPEKLALAKPDAIVMHPGPINRGVEIASTVADGLQSVILPQVTFGIAVRMAVMSILAGNEA; encoded by the coding sequence GTGTTGTCCAAGCGAAATCCGCAACTCAACAAGCACGGCGAGCTGGTTCACCTGCTCTCCGTTGAAGGTCTGCCCCAGGCCATCATTCACCAGATCCTTGACACCGCCGGCACATTCCTGTCGGTGAATGACCGCGAGGTCAAGAAAGTGCCCTTGCTGCGCGGCAAGTCGGTGTTCAATCTGTTCTTCGAGAACAGCACCCGCACCCGCACCACCTTCGAAATCGCGGCCAAGCGCCTGTCAGCCGATGTGCTGAATCTGGACATCGCCCGCTCCAGCACCGCCAAGGGCGAGACCTTGCTGGACACGGTGGCCAATCTTTCGGCCATGCATGCCGATATGTTCGTGGTGCGCCACAGCGAGTCGGGCGCGCCCTATCTGATCGCCCAGCATTGCGCGCCGCATGTGCATGTGGTCAACGCCGGTGACGGCCGCCACGCGCACCCGACGCAGGGCTTGCTGGACATGTACACGATCCGGCATTTCAAGAAAGACTTCAAGAACCTCACCGTGGCCATCGTCGGCGACATCGTGCATTCGCGCGTGGCTCGCTCCGACATTCATGCGCTGAATATTCTGGGTGTGCCCGAGATCCGTGCCGTTGGCCCCAAGACCTTGGTGCCGGGTGATTTGCGCGAGATGGGCGTGCGCGTTTGCCACGATATGGCCGAAGGTGTGCGCGGCGCCGATGTGATCATCATGCTGCGCCTGCAGAACGAGCGCATGAGCGGCGCCATGCTGCCCAGCGCCGGCGAGTTCTTCAAGAACTTTGGCCTCACGCCCGAGAAGCTGGCGCTGGCCAAGCCTGACGCCATCGTCATGCACCCGGGCCCCATCAATCGTGGCGTAGAAATCGCCTCCACCGTGGCCGATGGCTTGCAGAGCGTGATCTTGCCGCAGGTGACCTTCGGCATCGCCGTTCGCATGGCCGTGATGTCCATCCTCGCTGGAAACGAAGCATGA
- a CDS encoding dihydroorotase — MKILIKGGRLIDPASGLDRVGDLAIAAGRIVALGEPTEFAADRIVDASGLIVAPGLVDLAARLREPGHEHEGMLESELAAAAAGGVTSLVCPPDTDPVLDEPGLVEMLKFRARKLSRCRLFPLGALTKDLRGDSLTEMAELTEAGCIGFSQAESPVRDTLVLNRALMYAATYGYTVWLRPHDAYLGNGVAASGAVATRLGLSGVPVMAETVALHTIFELMRATGARVHLCRISSAAGVALIRAAKKEGLAVTADVSINSLHLTDVDIGYFNPAMRLTPPLRQGRDRDALRAGLADGTLDALVSDHMPVAADEKNVPFAEATPGATGLELLLSLALRWAQDGGLPLSQALGVITAKPVSVLGDALGSLAASAGRLVVGGVADVCVFDDKASWAVTPDALSSQGKHTPFAFETSGFELPAQVRMTVVAGHIAFEAGHVLGSAAGHA, encoded by the coding sequence ATGAAGATTTTGATCAAGGGTGGTCGCCTTATCGACCCCGCCTCCGGCCTGGACCGTGTTGGTGATCTGGCCATCGCGGCCGGCCGCATCGTTGCCCTGGGTGAGCCGACCGAGTTCGCTGCTGACCGCATCGTCGATGCCAGCGGCCTGATCGTCGCCCCCGGCCTGGTTGATCTGGCCGCGCGCCTGCGCGAGCCCGGCCATGAGCACGAGGGCATGTTGGAGAGCGAGTTGGCCGCAGCAGCGGCCGGCGGTGTCACCAGCCTGGTCTGCCCGCCCGACACCGACCCGGTGCTGGACGAGCCCGGCCTGGTGGAGATGCTCAAGTTCCGCGCCCGCAAGCTGAGCCGCTGCCGGCTGTTTCCTCTTGGCGCACTAACCAAAGATCTGCGCGGTGATTCGCTGACCGAAATGGCCGAGCTGACCGAGGCAGGTTGCATCGGCTTCTCGCAGGCCGAGTCCCCGGTGCGCGACACCTTGGTGCTGAACCGTGCCCTGATGTATGCCGCCACCTACGGCTACACGGTCTGGCTGCGCCCGCATGACGCCTACCTCGGCAACGGCGTGGCGGCCAGCGGCGCGGTGGCCACGCGCTTGGGCCTGTCCGGCGTGCCGGTGATGGCCGAGACCGTGGCCCTGCACACCATTTTTGAGCTGATGCGCGCCACCGGCGCCCGCGTCCACCTCTGCCGCATTTCCAGCGCCGCCGGCGTGGCCCTGATTCGCGCGGCCAAGAAGGAAGGCCTGGCGGTGACGGCCGATGTGTCCATCAACTCCCTGCATCTCACCGATGTGGACATTGGCTACTTCAATCCCGCCATGCGCCTGACGCCGCCGCTGCGCCAGGGCCGTGACCGCGACGCGCTGCGCGCCGGCCTGGCCGATGGCACGCTGGACGCTTTGGTCAGCGACCATATGCCGGTCGCGGCGGATGAAAAGAATGTGCCTTTCGCCGAAGCCACGCCGGGTGCGACCGGGCTGGAACTGCTCTTGAGCCTGGCTCTGCGTTGGGCTCAGGACGGCGGCTTGCCTTTGAGCCAGGCGCTGGGCGTGATCACCGCCAAGCCAGTGAGCGTGCTGGGCGATGCCCTGGGTTCGCTGGCCGCCAGCGCTGGCCGCCTGGTGGTGGGTGGTGTGGCCGATGTCTGCGTGTTTGACGACAAGGCCAGCTGGGCGGTGACGCCCGATGCCTTGAGCAGCCAGGGCAAGCACACTCCGTTCGCGTTTGAGACCAGCGGCTTCGAGCTGCCGGCTCAGGTGCGCATGACGGTGGTGGCGGGGCATATCGCCTTTGAAGCTGGCCATGTGCTTGGCTCTGCGGCCGGCCACGCCTGA
- a CDS encoding lysophospholipid acyltransferase family protein codes for MRTLVALGRLFRLCLHLLWGVVLIRLRFATLSTARRHVEVKRWSGEMLRILGVSLETSGTPRPGAKLIVANHVSWLDIAAVHAVVPEARFVSKADVRDWPVVGLMVDGVGTLFIERASKRDALRVVHQMAEALKNGDTVAVFPEGTTGPGPEPLGFHGNLLQAAISTDVPLQPLALRWSEPGMRFSTAAQFIGGTTLVQSLWAVLKARGLSVRVDVLMSMSTSHADRRALAEHVRDEIMQGMARH; via the coding sequence ATGCGCACCCTTGTCGCCCTGGGGCGCCTATTTCGTTTGTGCCTGCATTTGCTCTGGGGCGTGGTTCTGATCCGGCTGCGCTTCGCCACCTTGAGTACGGCGCGCCGTCATGTGGAGGTCAAGCGTTGGTCGGGCGAGATGCTGCGCATTCTGGGCGTCAGCCTGGAAACCAGCGGCACACCTCGGCCTGGGGCCAAATTGATCGTTGCCAACCATGTGTCCTGGCTGGACATTGCGGCCGTGCACGCGGTGGTGCCGGAGGCGCGCTTTGTCTCCAAAGCCGATGTGCGTGATTGGCCGGTGGTCGGTTTGATGGTGGACGGCGTGGGCACTTTGTTCATCGAGCGCGCCAGCAAACGCGACGCCCTACGGGTGGTGCACCAGATGGCCGAGGCGCTCAAGAATGGTGACACGGTGGCGGTGTTCCCGGAGGGCACGACCGGGCCTGGCCCCGAGCCTTTGGGCTTCCACGGCAATCTGCTGCAGGCCGCCATCTCGACCGATGTGCCCTTGCAGCCCTTGGCCTTGCGCTGGTCGGAGCCCGGCATGCGCTTCAGCACGGCGGCTCAGTTCATCGGTGGCACCACCTTGGTTCAAAGCCTGTGGGCGGTGCTGAAGGCGCGGGGCTTGAGCGTGCGCGTTGATGTGCTGATGTCCATGAGCACCAGCCATGCCGACCGCCGCGCGCTGGCCGAGCATGTGCGCGATGAGATCATGCAAGGCATGGCGCGGCATTGA
- a CDS encoding ribose-phosphate diphosphokinase, whose translation MNPNAVLLAFEEEAILADELAQGLGLPLKFIRRHRFPDGEFRLVLPTPLPPTVLLLRGLQQPNEKLTELMIAAPTARDLGAQRLLLIAPYLAYMRQDMEFTPGEAVSQRHIARLLSQFFDHVLTIDPHLHRINHLDEVMPAGAGLALSAAGLLGRWVAEQVPGALLLGPDEESGQWVREAAHAAGLDHAIGSKVRHGDAQVSLALPDVPVDGRALVLLDDMASTGRTLIGAAQGLLARGARTVDVAVTHALFNGAAVADLHAAGVRHVWSSNSVPHASNAVSIVPLLAETLRRFV comes from the coding sequence ATGAATCCAAATGCAGTTTTGTTGGCTTTCGAGGAGGAAGCCATTCTTGCCGATGAATTGGCGCAGGGCCTGGGCCTGCCTTTGAAGTTCATCCGCCGTCACCGCTTTCCCGATGGTGAGTTCCGCTTGGTGCTGCCCACGCCCTTGCCGCCCACCGTGTTGCTGCTGCGCGGCCTGCAGCAGCCGAATGAAAAGCTGACCGAGTTGATGATCGCGGCGCCTACCGCTCGCGACCTAGGCGCGCAGCGCCTGTTGCTGATTGCGCCCTATCTGGCCTATATGCGCCAGGACATGGAATTCACGCCCGGCGAAGCCGTCAGCCAGCGCCATATCGCGCGCCTGCTGAGCCAGTTCTTCGACCATGTGCTGACGATTGACCCGCATCTGCACCGCATCAACCATCTGGACGAGGTGATGCCTGCCGGAGCAGGGCTGGCCCTCTCGGCTGCTGGCTTGCTGGGGCGCTGGGTGGCCGAGCAGGTGCCAGGTGCCTTGCTGTTAGGGCCGGATGAAGAATCGGGCCAATGGGTGCGTGAGGCGGCGCATGCCGCGGGTCTGGATCACGCCATCGGCAGCAAGGTGCGCCATGGCGACGCCCAAGTCAGTCTGGCCTTGCCGGATGTGCCTGTGGACGGCCGCGCCTTGGTCTTGCTGGACGATATGGCCAGTACCGGCCGCACCCTGATCGGCGCGGCCCAGGGCCTGCTGGCGCGTGGTGCCCGCACGGTGGATGTGGCCGTGACGCATGCCCTCTTCAATGGCGCAGCGGTGGCCGATCTGCACGCTGCCGGCGTGCGCCATGTGTGGAGCAGCAATAGCGTGCCGCATGCCAGCAATGCGGTCAGCATCGTGCCGCTGCTGGCTGAAACCTTGCGTCGCTTTGTGTAA